A region from the Hirundo rustica isolate bHirRus1 chromosome 20, bHirRus1.pri.v3, whole genome shotgun sequence genome encodes:
- the PRDM12 gene encoding PR domain zinc finger protein 12 isoform X2, protein MMGSVLPAEALVLKPGLKPQGLSLAEVITSDILHSFLYGRWRNVLGEQLFEEKSSPKTAFTAEVLAQSFSGEVQKLSSLVLPSEVIIAQSSIPGEGLGIFSKTWIKAGTEMGPFTGRVISPEHVDLCKNNNLMWEVFNEDGTVRYFIDASQEDHRSWMTYIKCARNEQEQNLEVVQIGNSIFYKAIEMIPPDQELLVWYGNSHNTFLGIPGVPGLEEEQKKNKHEDFHTVETGASTTGRMRCVICHRGFNSRSNLRSHMRIHTLDKPFVCRFCNRRFSQSSTLRNHVRLHTGERPYKCQVIWRKEKFLLSVLLCSSRHVPH, encoded by the exons ATGATGGGCTCGGTGCTGCCCGCCGAGGCCCTGGTCCTCAAGCCTGGGCTGAAGCCGCAGGGGCTCTCGCTGGCCGAGGTGATCACCTCCGACATCCTGCACAGCTTCCTCTACGGCCGCTGGAGAAACGTCCTGGGCGAGCAGCTCTTCGAGGAGAAGAGCAGCCCCAAGACCGCCTTCACGGCCGAAGTCCTGGCTCAGTCCTTCTCCGGAG AGGTGCAGAAGCTCTCCAGCCTGGTGCTGCCGTCGGAAGTGATAATCGCCCAGAGCTCCATCCCCGGGGAAGGGCTCGGCATCTTCTCCAAGACTTGGATCAAGGCTGGCACCGAGATGGGGCCGTTCACGGGCAGGGTCATCTCCCCCGAACATGTGGACCTGTGCAAGAACAACAACCTCATGTGGGAG GTCTTCAACGAGGACGGCACAGTGCGGTACTTCATCGACGCCAGCCAGGAGGATCACCGCAGCTGGATGACCTACATCAAATGTGCACGGAACGAGCAGGAGCAGAACCTCGAGGTGGTCCAGATCGGGAACAGCATCTTCTACAAGGCCATTGAG ATGATTCCTCCAGACCAAGAGCTGCTGGTCTGGTATGGGAACTCCCACAAcaccttcctgggcatcccaggtgtgccaggcctggaagaggagcagaagaaGAACAAACACG AGGATTTCCACACGGTGGAGACTGGAGCCAGCACGACGGGGCGTATGCGCTGCGTCATCTGCCACCGCGGCTTCAACTCCCGCAGCAACCTGCGCTCCCACATGCGCATCCACACCCTGGACAAGCCCTTCGTGTGCCGCTTCTGCAACCGCCGCTTCAGCCAGTCCTCCACCCTCCGCAACCACGTCCGCTTGCACACGGGCGAGCGGCCCTACAAGTGCCAG GTAATTTGGCGGAAAGAAAAATTCCTCTTATCCGTCCTCCTCTGCTCTAGCAGACACGTACCCCATTGA
- the PRDM12 gene encoding PR domain zinc finger protein 12 isoform X1, translating into MMGSVLPAEALVLKPGLKPQGLSLAEVITSDILHSFLYGRWRNVLGEQLFEEKSSPKTAFTAEVLAQSFSGEVQKLSSLVLPSEVIIAQSSIPGEGLGIFSKTWIKAGTEMGPFTGRVISPEHVDLCKNNNLMWEVFNEDGTVRYFIDASQEDHRSWMTYIKCARNEQEQNLEVVQIGNSIFYKAIEMIPPDQELLVWYGNSHNTFLGIPGVPGLEEEQKKNKHEDFHTVETGASTTGRMRCVICHRGFNSRSNLRSHMRIHTLDKPFVCRFCNRRFSQSSTLRNHVRLHTGERPYKCQVCQSAYSQLAGLRAHQKSARHRPPNASLQAHSPALPVPHPASLAHHIPTMVL; encoded by the exons ATGATGGGCTCGGTGCTGCCCGCCGAGGCCCTGGTCCTCAAGCCTGGGCTGAAGCCGCAGGGGCTCTCGCTGGCCGAGGTGATCACCTCCGACATCCTGCACAGCTTCCTCTACGGCCGCTGGAGAAACGTCCTGGGCGAGCAGCTCTTCGAGGAGAAGAGCAGCCCCAAGACCGCCTTCACGGCCGAAGTCCTGGCTCAGTCCTTCTCCGGAG AGGTGCAGAAGCTCTCCAGCCTGGTGCTGCCGTCGGAAGTGATAATCGCCCAGAGCTCCATCCCCGGGGAAGGGCTCGGCATCTTCTCCAAGACTTGGATCAAGGCTGGCACCGAGATGGGGCCGTTCACGGGCAGGGTCATCTCCCCCGAACATGTGGACCTGTGCAAGAACAACAACCTCATGTGGGAG GTCTTCAACGAGGACGGCACAGTGCGGTACTTCATCGACGCCAGCCAGGAGGATCACCGCAGCTGGATGACCTACATCAAATGTGCACGGAACGAGCAGGAGCAGAACCTCGAGGTGGTCCAGATCGGGAACAGCATCTTCTACAAGGCCATTGAG ATGATTCCTCCAGACCAAGAGCTGCTGGTCTGGTATGGGAACTCCCACAAcaccttcctgggcatcccaggtgtgccaggcctggaagaggagcagaagaaGAACAAACACG AGGATTTCCACACGGTGGAGACTGGAGCCAGCACGACGGGGCGTATGCGCTGCGTCATCTGCCACCGCGGCTTCAACTCCCGCAGCAACCTGCGCTCCCACATGCGCATCCACACCCTGGACAAGCCCTTCGTGTGCCGCTTCTGCAACCGCCGCTTCAGCCAGTCCTCCACCCTCCGCAACCACGTCCGCTTGCACACGGGCGAGCGGCCCTACAAGTGCCAGGTTTGCCAAAGTGCCTATTCCCAGCTCGCAGGGCTGCGGGCGCACCAGAAAAGCGCCCGTCACCGGCCCCCCAACGCCTCCCTGCAGGCGCACTCGCCCGCCCTGCCCGTGCCCCACCCTGCCTCGCTTGCCCATCACATCCCCACCATGGTGCTGTGA
- the LOC120761599 gene encoding uncharacterized protein LOC120761599 translates to MFLYRVGLPTCAFTHPTQHPRIITWAASARAGGAVAGLGHPGRVPMGAPLASEQPPAPPIAVPTQYYFQDCFGEGVTARKRKKIIFPAASELRRPRKGTRLWRIAAATPRPPPRLGTRGERGDADRKDRKISAPFPRSWQRSGDGAVTSRRCLSHIPAAASAPIQLWPGAVTALRQRPGQVSKGRVWGSARAPLLPLPLSAARSCQTRGPAAPGELGKWLWEMAAGAGQDRHLSARTQLPWSAARQRPRGAGRALERARRRRRRMGDRDGAARQPGDPGVGLRSPPAAPALHQPYFPQNKQSSSSILSV, encoded by the exons ATGTTCCTCTATAGGGTGGGGCTTCCCACCTGTGCCTTCACCCACCCCACGCAGCACCCCCGCATCATCACCTGGGCAGCTTCAGCACGGGCCGGAGGGGCCGTGGCCGGGCTGGGACACCCAGGACGGGTCCCCATGGGTGCCCCTCTTGCTTCAGAGCAGCCCCCGGCACCCCCCATCGCAGTGCCAACACAG tatTATTTCCAGGACTGTTTCGGAGAGGGTGTCACGGCAcgcaagaggaagaaaatcatCTTCCCGGCTGCGTCCGAGCTCCGGCGGCCTCGAAAGGGAACGCGGCTGTGGCGAATCGCGGCGGCGACTCCTCGGCCACCACCGCGGCTCGGCACCCGGGGCGAGAGAGGGGATGCGGACCGCAAGGACAGGAAAATCTCTGCGCCTTTTCCTCGCTCCTGGCAGCGAtctggggatggggcagtcacATCCCGCCGATGTCTgtcccacatccctgctgcagcGTCAGCTCCAATCCAGCTGTGGCCCGGCGCGGTGACCGCGCTGCGGCAGCGGCCGGGACAGGTGTCCAAGGGGAGGGtgtggggcagtgccagggccccgctgctccccctgcccctctctgctgccCGCAGCTGCCAAACGCGCGGCCCGGCTGCGCCAGGGGAACTGGGGAAGTGGCTGTGGGAgatggcagctggggctgggcaggaccGGCATCTCAGCGCCCGGACACAGCTCCCCTGGTCCGCGGCCCGGCAGCGTCCCCGCGGGGCCGGACGAGCCCTGGAGcgggcgaggaggaggaggaggaggatgggtgACAGGGATGGGGCTGCCCGGCAGCCTGGTGACCCCGGCGTGGGGCTGAGGAGTCCTccggcagctcctgcccttcaCCAGCCCTAtttcccccaaaacaaacagagcagcagctccatcctctCCGTGTAA
- the FUBP3 gene encoding far upstream element-binding protein 3 isoform X7, whose amino-acid sequence MVGFIIGRGGEQISRIQIESGCKIQIAPDSGGMPERPCVLTGTPESIEQAKRLLGQIVDRCRNGPGFHNDVDGNSTIQEILIPASKVGLVIGKGGETIKQLQERTGVKMIMIQDGPLPTGADKPLRITGDAFKVQQAREMVLEIIREKDQADFRGVRSDFSARMGGGSIEVSVPRFAVGIVIGRNGEMIKKIQNDAGVRIQFKPDDGISSERVAQVMGLPDRCQHAAHIISELILTAQERDGFGSMAVARGRGRGRGDWSVGTPGGMQEITYTVPADKCGLVIGKGGENIKSINQQSGAHVELQRNPPPNTDPGVRIFTIRGVPQQIELARHLIDEKVGGTSMGGPGGFGQNPFSQAPATPHQNGPQAFMTQGWGSTYQTWQQPGQQVPSQQSQQQNSHPDYSKAWEEYFKKQSHAASAASQASSQPDYTMAWAEYYRQQAAYYGQTLGQAQAHSQEQ is encoded by the exons ATGGTTGGATTTA TAATCGGCAGGGGAGGAGAACAGATCTCACGGATTCAGATAGAGTCTGGCTGCAAAATTCAGATTGCTCCAG ACAGTGGTGGGATGCCCGAGAGGCCCTGTGTACTCACTGGGACGCCAGAGAGCATTGA ACAAGCAAAACGGCTACTGGGGCAGATTGTAGATCGCTGTCGGAACGGACCTGGTTTTCACAACGATGTTGATGGCAACAGTACCATTCAGGAGATTTTGATCCCGGCATCCAAAGTGGGTCTAGTCATCGGCAAAGGAGGTGAAACAATAAAACAGTTGCAG GAGCGAACAGGTGTGAAAATGATTATGATCCAAGATGGTCCTTTGCCTACTGGAGCAGATAAACCTCTCCGTATTACTGGAGATGCATTTAAAGTACAG CAAGCGAGGGAAATGGTACTGGAGATCATCCGAGAGAAAGATCAGGCAGACTTCCGAGGCGTACGCAGTGATTTCAGTGCTAGAATGGGAGGAGGCAGCATAGAG GTCTCTGTGCCCAGGTTTGCTGTTGGAATTGTGATaggaagaaatggagaaatgatCAAAAAGATTCAGAATGATGCTGGAGTTAGGATTCAATTTAAACCAG ATGATGGGATTAGCAGCGAAAGAGTCGCACAGGTCATGGGGCTCCCGGATCGGTGTCAGCACGCAGCACACATCATCAGCGAGCTCATCCTCACGGCACAG GAACGAGATGGCTTTGGAAGCATGGCTGTTGCCCGAGGAAGAGGTCGTGGCCGTGGGGACTGGAGTGTTGGAACACCTGGGGGCATGCAGGAAATCACCTACACTGTTCCAGCTGACAAGTGTGGCCTCGTTATAGGCAAAG GTGGTGAGAACATCAAGAGCATAAACCAGCAGTCGGGAGCGCACGTGGAGCTGCAGAGAAACCCACCCCCAAACACAGACCCCGGCGTAAGAATATTCACAATCAGAGGGGTCCCCCAGCAAATCGAGCTCGCTAGACATCTCATAGACGAGAAAGTTGGT GGTACCAGCATGGGTGGACCTGGAGGATTTGGTCAAAATCCATTCAGCCAAGCACCTGCTACACCTCATCAAAA TGGTCCTCAGGCGTTCATGACGCAGGGCTGGGGCAGTACCTACCAGACGTGGCAGCAGCCTGGACAGCAAGTCCCAA GCcaacagagccagcagcagaacagccaTCCCGATTACAGCAAAGCATGGGAGGAGTATTTCAAAAAACAGA gtcatgctgccagtgctgcttcTCAGGCAAGTTCCCAGCCGGACTACACGATGGCTTGGGCAGAGTATTACCGACAGCAGGCTGCCTACTATGGACAGACACtagggcaggctcaggcccaCAGCCAG gagCAGTAG